TCAGAAGCCGGCGCCGCCGAAGGAGTTTGGAGCGGGGTCAAGGATCACCAGCTGGTTGTTCTGCACACTGGCCACGGCCAGCGCGCGCTGGTTGGTCCCGTCGGCCCGCAGCCGGAATACACCGCCCGTGCCCTGGAAGCCAGAGGCCTGCGTCAGCGCCCGTCCCGACAGCGCGTCGCTGCGGCCCTGCGCGGCCAGCGCGCCGATCGCGGCGATGCCGTCGAAAGCCAGCCCCGCAAGCGGGTGCGGTTCGCTGCCATAGGTGGCGCGGTAGCGCGCCTCGAAGGCGTTCTGCGCGGCCTGGTTGGGCAGCGCGAACCAGGCACCCTGGGCGCCGGGGAAGCTGAACAGGTCGGGGCGCACGTCCCAGCGGGTCAGGCCGACATATTTCGTCTGCGCGGGGTTCAGCCCGGCCTCGGGCATGACCTGCAGCAGGATCGGCATGGCGGCGTTGGTCGCGTCGGTGGTGATGAAGACCGAGTTGGCGCCAGCCTGCGCCGCGGCGCCGGCGGCGGCGCGGGCGGTGGCGTTCACCCCTTCGATGCTGAGCGTGTAGCCGTGCACCGAAGCCACGTTGATGCCGTTGCTCAGCGCGGCCTTGCGCACCGCCGCCAGCCCGGTGGCGCCGGGGACGTCGTTGGAATGCACCACGACCACCGCCTTGTGGCCGTTGCGGCGGGCATAGGACATCAGCCGGTCGGCGGTGTTGTCGAAGGTCGGGCCGAGGATGAAGACGTTGCCGCCGGCGATGGCGGCGTTGTTGGAAAAGCTCAGCACGTTGATGCCGTCGTCGATCACCTGCTTGCCGGCGGCATTGGCGGCCTCGCCGAAGAGCGGGCCGAGGATGATCTTGGCGCCTTCGTCGGCGGCGCGCTGCGCCTGCGCGGCGGCGGTCGAGGGCGACCCGGCGGTGTCGTAGACGCGCAGGTCGATCTTGACGCCGCCGAGACTGGCGATGGCCAGCCGCGCGGCGTTTTCCAGCGATTGCGCGACCGAGGCGGCGCCGGCATCGGATTTCGGCACCAGCAGCGCCACCGGCACCGGTTTGGCGGGGTCGATCGCGGGGCCGCCCGAATTGGCGCCGCCGAGGCCCGGAACCGGGACCGCGTCGCAGGCGGCCAGGCCCAGCATCGCGGCGGCAAAAGCCAGACGGCGCAGCGCCTTGCGCGCTGGTGACAGAACGGCAAACATGGTACGCACACTCCCTCGTTGGCGGGCGCGGTTCTGGTCCCGCGCGACATCGGGGCAATCATAGACAAGGCGGGATGGGGGTCCAGTGACGAATCCGCAACAGCGCGAAATGACGCCGGGCCTGTACCTGGCGGCGACGCCGATCGGCCATGCGCGCGACATCACGCTGCGGGTGCTGGATGCGCTGGCCGGCGCCGATGTGCTGGCGGCCGAGGATACGCGCAGCCTGCGCAAGCTGATGGAGATCCACGGCATCGGGCTGGGCGACCGGCCGCTGGTGGCCTACCACGACCACAGCGGCGCGCGGGTGCGCGACCGGCTGATGGCCGAGATCGCGGGCGGCAAGGCGGTGCTCTACGCGTCCGAGGCGGGCACGCCGCTGATCTCCGATCCCGGCTTCGAGCTGGTGCGCGCGGCGCATGCGGCGGGCCACGCGGTGACGGCGCTGCCCGGCGTCTCGGCGGTGGTGACGGCGCTGAGCGTGGCGGGGCTGCCGACCGACCGGTTCCTGTTCTTGGGCTTTCTGCCGAATACCGGCGCGGCGCGGCGGCGCGCGCTGGAGGCGGTGGCGCCGGTCGAGGCGACGCTGGCGGTCTACGAATCGCCGAAACGGCTGGCGGCGATGCTGGGCGACGCGGCGGCGGTGCTGGGTGCGACACGCCCGGCGGCGGTCTGCCGCGAACTGACCAAGAAATTCGAGGAATGCCGCCGCGGATCGCTGGCCGAGCTGGCCGAGGCCTACACCGCCGCGCCACCCAAGGGCGAAATCGTCGTGCTGATCGGCAAGGGTGTGTCGATGGGCATTAATGAATCATTATTGGAAGATGCGGTAAGACAGGCCCTGATGACGATGTCGGTGCGCGATGCGGCGGACCTGGTGTCGCAGGCGCATGGCGTGCCGCGGCGCAAGGTCTACCAGATGGCGATGGCCGTCGCCCGTGACGCGGCGGACAAGTGACCGGTTTCAGGAGGGTGCCCGTGACGGCGATGCAATTGGCCTTCGATTTCTCGCAGCCGGTGGCGGCGGCCTCGGGACGGGCGGTTGCGGACGACCGGCGCGCCCGCGGCCGGCGTGGCTATCATGCCGGCCTGTCGGCCGAGGAATGCGTTGCACGGGACTACCAGCGCCGCGGTTACCGCGTCGCCCGGCAGCGCTGGCGCGGCAAGGGCGGCGAACTGGACCTTGTGCTGGAGGATGGCGACGGCCTGGTCTTTGTCGAGGTCAAGGCCAGCCGCGATTTCGACCGGGCGGTGGCGCGGGTCACGCCGCGCCAGCAGGCGCGGCTCTGCCGCGCGGCGGAGGAATTCCTTGGCGGAATGCCGCGCGGCAGCCTGACGCCGGTGCGCTTCGACGTGGCGCTTGTGGATGGACGCGGCGCCATCCGGGTGATCGAGAACGCGCTGGCGCCCTGACCCATTGCACCGCGTCCGCGGCTGCGCCATGAAGGCGGGGTTGCAGCCTGGGGATGCGGATGAAGATCGCCTTTCAGATGGACCCGATCGGTCCGGTCAATATCGACGCCGACAGCACGTTCCGGCTGGCCGAGGAGGCGCAGGCGCGCGGGCACGAGCTGTTCTACTACACCCCCGATCACCTGGCCTATGACGAGGGCCGGGTCACGGCGCTGGGTCATGCGCTGGAGGTCCAGCGGGTCAAGGGTGCCCATGCCACGCTGGGCGCGCGCCAGCGGCTGGACCTGCATGCGATGGACGTGGTCTGGCTGCGCCAGGACCCGCCGTTCGACATGCATTACATCACCACGACGCATCTGCTGGACCGGCTGGCGCCGGACACGCTGGTGGTCAATGATCCGTTCTGGGTGCGCAACTATCCCGAGAAGCTGCTGGTGCTGGATTTTCCCGACCTGACGCCGCCGACCACCATCGCCCGCGACCTGGAAACCATCCGCGCCTTCAAGGCGCGCCACGGCGACATCATCCTCAAGCCGCTTTATGGCAATGGCGGTGCGGGGGTGTTCCGGCTGGACGAGAACGACCGCAACCTGTCGTCGCTGCACGAGCTGTTCACCGGGTTCTCGCGCGAGCCGCTGATCGTGCAGCAATTCCTGCCCGCGGTGTCGAAGGGCGACAAGCGGGTGATCCTGGTCGACGGCGAACCGGTGGGGGCGATCAACCGCATGCCGGCGGCGGGCGAGGTGCGGTCGAACCTGCATGTCGGCGGGCGCGCCGAGAAGGTCGCGCTGAGCGATCGCGACCGCGAGATCTGCGCCGCGATCGGGCCGCTCTTGCGCGAGAAGGGGCAGGTGTTCGTCGGCATCGACGTCATCGGCGACTGGCTGACCGAGATCAACGTCACCTCGCCCACCGGCATCCAGGAACTGGAGCGGTTCGACGGGATCAACGTGGCCGAGAAGATTTGGCAGGCGATCGAGGCGCGGCGGGCATGAGCCTGATCCGGCCGATCCTGAACGCCTATCTGCGCCTGACCGAAAAGCCGCATATGCGCCGGGCGCAGCGCCCCGAACAGCTGCGCCGGCCGTTCGAGATCAAGGCGCGGCTGTTCTTTCACGGCCCGCGCGGCGTGGCGGCGCGTTGGGATGATCTGGGTGCCGTGGCGGCGCTGGAGCTGGAACCGGCCACGCCGCGCGACGGGCCGACGATCCTGTATTTCCACGGCGGAGGCTATGTCTTCGGCAGTCCGAACACGCATCGCGCCATGCTGGCGCAACTGGTCCGGCGCACCGGCCTTTCGGCCCGTCTGCCGCGTTACCGGCTGGCACCGGAGCACCCGTTTCCGGCGGCGCTGGAGGATGCGCTGAGCGCCTATGACGCGCTGGCGGCGCAGGCGCCGGGCGGGATCGTGCTGGGCGGGGACAGCGCCGGGGGCGGCCTTGCGCTGGCGTTGCTGGGCGAAATCCTGAGCAGCGACCGGACGCCACCGCTGGGCCTGTTCGCATTCGCGCCGCTGACCGACATGGGGTTCACCGGCGCCAGCGTCCGCGACAATGCCGAGAGCGAGGTGGTCCTGGCACCCGAACGCGCAAGCGCGCTGGCCGAGATGGTGTTGCAGGGCGCCGATCCGGACGACCCGCGCGCCTCGCCGCTGCACATGGAATTCACCGGTGCGCCGCCGGTCTGGCTGGCGGCGTCCGACACCGAGATATTGCTGGACGACACCCGCCGGCTGACCGCGCGGATGCGCGCGCAGGGCGTGCCGGTCGACGAGATCATCGAACACGACCTGCCGCATGTCTGGCCGATCTTTCACAACCTGCTGCCCGAGGCGCGCGCGACGCTGGACCAGGTGGCCGGCTGGATCAGCTCTCTTTCGCGGCCATCAGCCGGTAGCTGAGCGCCTCGGCCAGGTGCGGCCGGGCGATGGTGTCGGCGGCGTCGAGATCGGCGATGGTGCGCGCCACCCGCAGCACCCGGTGATAGCCGCGCGCCGACAGGCCGAGACGGTCGGCGGCGCGGGTCAGCAGCGCCCGGGACTCAGTATCGAGCGGGGCCGCCTGTGCCAGCGCGTCGCCTTCGGCATCGGCATTTGTGCGGATCGCCGCGCCCATCCCGTAGCGCGCGGTCTGGGCGGCGCGGGCGCCCGCC
This sequence is a window from Thalassococcus arenae. Protein-coding genes within it:
- a CDS encoding YraN family protein, whose product is MQLAFDFSQPVAAASGRAVADDRRARGRRGYHAGLSAEECVARDYQRRGYRVARQRWRGKGGELDLVLEDGDGLVFVEVKASRDFDRAVARVTPRQQARLCRAAEEFLGGMPRGSLTPVRFDVALVDGRGAIRVIENALAP
- a CDS encoding penicillin-binding protein activator codes for the protein MFAVLSPARKALRRLAFAAAMLGLAACDAVPVPGLGGANSGGPAIDPAKPVPVALLVPKSDAGAASVAQSLENAARLAIASLGGVKIDLRVYDTAGSPSTAAAQAQRAADEGAKIILGPLFGEAANAAGKQVIDDGINVLSFSNNAAIAGGNVFILGPTFDNTADRLMSYARRNGHKAVVVVHSNDVPGATGLAAVRKAALSNGINVASVHGYTLSIEGVNATARAAAGAAAQAGANSVFITTDATNAAMPILLQVMPEAGLNPAQTKYVGLTRWDVRPDLFSFPGAQGAWFALPNQAAQNAFEARYRATYGSEPHPLAGLAFDGIAAIGALAAQGRSDALSGRALTQASGFQGTGGVFRLRADGTNQRALAVASVQNNQLVILDPAPNSFGGAGF
- the rsmI gene encoding 16S rRNA (cytidine(1402)-2'-O)-methyltransferase → MTPGLYLAATPIGHARDITLRVLDALAGADVLAAEDTRSLRKLMEIHGIGLGDRPLVAYHDHSGARVRDRLMAEIAGGKAVLYASEAGTPLISDPGFELVRAAHAAGHAVTALPGVSAVVTALSVAGLPTDRFLFLGFLPNTGAARRRALEAVAPVEATLAVYESPKRLAAMLGDAAAVLGATRPAAVCRELTKKFEECRRGSLAELAEAYTAAPPKGEIVVLIGKGVSMGINESLLEDAVRQALMTMSVRDAADLVSQAHGVPRRKVYQMAMAVARDAADK
- the gshB gene encoding glutathione synthase, with translation MKIAFQMDPIGPVNIDADSTFRLAEEAQARGHELFYYTPDHLAYDEGRVTALGHALEVQRVKGAHATLGARQRLDLHAMDVVWLRQDPPFDMHYITTTHLLDRLAPDTLVVNDPFWVRNYPEKLLVLDFPDLTPPTTIARDLETIRAFKARHGDIILKPLYGNGGAGVFRLDENDRNLSSLHELFTGFSREPLIVQQFLPAVSKGDKRVILVDGEPVGAINRMPAAGEVRSNLHVGGRAEKVALSDRDREICAAIGPLLREKGQVFVGIDVIGDWLTEINVTSPTGIQELERFDGINVAEKIWQAIEARRA
- a CDS encoding alpha/beta hydrolase yields the protein MSLIRPILNAYLRLTEKPHMRRAQRPEQLRRPFEIKARLFFHGPRGVAARWDDLGAVAALELEPATPRDGPTILYFHGGGYVFGSPNTHRAMLAQLVRRTGLSARLPRYRLAPEHPFPAALEDALSAYDALAAQAPGGIVLGGDSAGGGLALALLGEILSSDRTPPLGLFAFAPLTDMGFTGASVRDNAESEVVLAPERASALAEMVLQGADPDDPRASPLHMEFTGAPPVWLAASDTEILLDDTRRLTARMRAQGVPVDEIIEHDLPHVWPIFHNLLPEARATLDQVAGWISSLSRPSAGS